In Blastopirellula sediminis, the following proteins share a genomic window:
- a CDS encoding cytochrome c peroxidase: MVRQSLICMLLLLLTGSVASGQTLSDYRSPVDIALSPQGDWMLVANQTSGTLSLVDLASARVLDEIPVGPRPSYVLICPDGKTALVSATDAGQLVKVAVADGKLNKIAAIDVGFDPHGVAVMKDGTRAFVALPSGHAVAVVDLVQNRLIEHSFPGKLPRYLALTPDDSRLAVGLSGDGSVAVMETVGNSTLYATRIKGMNVGHMKTSADGTQVYFPWLHYGENIPSPGNIRRGWVLGNRLGRVDLTADKLDEVLSLDTEGNAVSDAFGLDLTPDESHVVISASGTHELLVLRLNDLKMYTVGSTEHIDQELLDDPARFARIPVGGRPMGLEITPDGQSVYVANYLLDAVQEIDLASRTVKRMIPLGPPVEISLARQGEALFYDGDKSFDRWYSCHSCHYDGGSNAEIFDTRNDRTVGTYKTAPVLWNVSKTFPWTWHGWQEDLRSAMQTSFTETMQGKKLPEDEFDALIAYFDQLKPPANPFARDQANSAAVARGKAIFFSDKAACGSCHSGEHLTDGQSHDVGTNQKRDYYDGYNTPSLLGVYSKVRLLHHGRARTLEELLTEHHAPQDIAGEKLTEQETRDLVEYLKTL, translated from the coding sequence GTCGCCAATCAGACCTCCGGCACGCTGTCGCTGGTCGATCTGGCGAGCGCGCGTGTCCTCGATGAGATCCCGGTCGGTCCGCGCCCCAGCTACGTGCTGATTTGTCCTGACGGCAAAACGGCGCTCGTCAGCGCCACCGACGCCGGTCAACTGGTCAAAGTTGCAGTCGCCGACGGAAAGCTGAATAAGATCGCCGCGATCGACGTCGGTTTCGACCCGCACGGGGTCGCCGTCATGAAAGATGGAACCCGGGCCTTCGTCGCCCTGCCCAGCGGACATGCGGTCGCGGTCGTCGACCTGGTGCAAAACCGTTTAATTGAGCATTCGTTTCCCGGCAAGCTTCCCCGCTATCTCGCTCTGACGCCGGATGATTCGCGTCTGGCCGTGGGACTCTCCGGCGACGGCAGCGTCGCCGTGATGGAGACCGTCGGCAACTCCACCCTTTATGCGACGCGGATCAAAGGGATGAATGTCGGCCATATGAAAACGTCCGCCGATGGAACGCAGGTCTACTTCCCGTGGCTCCACTATGGCGAGAACATCCCGTCTCCCGGCAACATCCGTCGCGGCTGGGTCCTCGGCAATCGCTTGGGACGCGTTGATCTGACCGCAGACAAGCTGGACGAAGTTCTCTCGCTCGACACCGAAGGAAACGCGGTCTCCGATGCGTTTGGTCTCGATCTGACTCCAGACGAGTCGCACGTCGTCATTTCGGCGAGCGGCACGCACGAACTGCTCGTGCTCCGTTTGAATGACCTGAAGATGTACACCGTCGGCTCGACCGAACATATCGATCAAGAGTTGCTCGACGATCCTGCTCGCTTTGCCCGGATTCCAGTCGGCGGACGACCGATGGGACTGGAGATCACCCCCGACGGGCAAAGCGTCTACGTGGCGAACTACCTGCTCGATGCGGTACAGGAAATTGATCTCGCCAGCCGCACCGTGAAACGGATGATTCCGCTTGGCCCGCCGGTCGAGATTTCGCTCGCACGTCAGGGCGAAGCCCTCTTCTACGACGGCGACAAAAGCTTCGACCGCTGGTACAGCTGCCATAGCTGTCATTACGACGGCGGCAGCAACGCTGAGATCTTCGACACCCGCAACGATCGGACGGTCGGCACCTACAAGACGGCGCCGGTCCTTTGGAACGTCAGCAAGACGTTTCCCTGGACGTGGCATGGTTGGCAGGAAGATCTCCGCAGCGCCATGCAGACGTCATTTACCGAAACGATGCAGGGGAAGAAACTGCCTGAGGACGAATTCGACGCGCTGATCGCCTATTTCGATCAGTTGAAACCGCCTGCCAATCCGTTTGCTCGCGACCAGGCGAACTCCGCCGCTGTCGCCCGCGGCAAAGCGATCTTCTTCAGCGACAAAGCGGCCTGCGGCAGTTGTCACTCGGGCGAGCATCTGACCGACGGGCAATCCCATGATGTCGGCACCAACCAAAAGCGCGACTACTATGACGGCTACAACACGCCGTCGCTGTTGGGGGTCTATTCCAAGGTTCGCCTGCTGCATCACGGCCGAGCCAGGACGCTGGAAGAACTGCTGACCGAGCATCACGCTCCCCAGGATATCGCCGGCGAAAAGCTGACCGAGCAGGAAACGCGTGATCTGGTGGAATACCTGAAGACGCTCTAA